A window of Ranitomeya variabilis isolate aRanVar5 chromosome 2, aRanVar5.hap1, whole genome shotgun sequence contains these coding sequences:
- the LOC143809245 gene encoding uncharacterized protein LOC143809245 isoform X2 has product MSSASDEETPGPAQGEHVSETTSSTAEDTEQETGQEQRSHGRATRRHRVPEEDEDLIENEHLISLVHERVALWDTRDPLHANNVTIRRLWNEVAAALWDGWANAPARVRSAFGKYRNAV; this is encoded by the exons atgtcttctgcttctgatgaggaaacgcctgggcctgcacaaggggaacatgtcagcgaa accacttcttctacagcggaagacactgagcaggagactgggcaggagcagcgtagtcacggccgggcaacacggcggcatcgt gttccagaggaggatgaggacctaattgagaatgaacacctcatctccctggttcacgagcgagtcgcattgtgggacaccagggatccactgcacgccaacaatgtgacgatccggaggctttggaatgaggtggccgcagcgttgtgggatggctgggccaatgccccggctcgggtccgttctgcatttggtaagtatcgcaatgcagtgtga
- the LOC143809245 gene encoding uncharacterized protein LOC143809245 isoform X1, whose translation MCPNFCHSFLSAHIRMSSASDEETPGPAQGEHVSETTSSTAEDTEQETGQEQRSHGRATRRHRVPEEDEDLIENEHLISLVHERVALWDTRDPLHANNVTIRRLWNEVAAALWDGWANAPARVRSAFGKYRNAV comes from the exons atgtgccctaatttctgtcattcctttctttctgcacacatcagaatgtcttctgcttctgatgaggaaacgcctgggcctgcacaaggggaacatgtcagcgaa accacttcttctacagcggaagacactgagcaggagactgggcaggagcagcgtagtcacggccgggcaacacggcggcatcgt gttccagaggaggatgaggacctaattgagaatgaacacctcatctccctggttcacgagcgagtcgcattgtgggacaccagggatccactgcacgccaacaatgtgacgatccggaggctttggaatgaggtggccgcagcgttgtgggatggctgggccaatgccccggctcgggtccgttctgcatttggtaagtatcgcaatgcagtgtga